A part of Halobacillus shinanisalinarum genomic DNA contains:
- a CDS encoding YpmA family protein, translating to MENKVETMSTVRIQKSNDLYKVVDTLNRTLKDQNLMFGLALDEDDNETAVFTIYRT from the coding sequence ATGGAAAATAAGGTAGAAACAATGTCAACCGTACGGATTCAAAAATCAAATGATCTTTATAAGGTTGTTGACACACTTAATCGTACGTTGAAGGATCAAAATTTAATGTTTGGACTTGCTTTAGATGAAGATGATAATGAAACAGCAGTCTTCACGATTTACCGTACCTAG
- a CDS encoding DnaD domain-containing protein → MSKYQSFQEIMNHQLMIPKQLLTEYRRLGLDEKELAVLLQIHRFYLDGNPFPTPEELAGYLSFSSQDCSKVLRSLIQKQLITIEQKHSEQLVRNESYSLEPLWEKLFAQHKHSYTTEEEQAGSLFSLFEQEFGRPLSPFEIENINIWLDQEEQEPSLIKAALREAVLMGKLNFKYIDRILREWKRKGIQTVDQARQHGKQFRQGQAKNSSSQAKPKRDVSLYYNWLEEDS, encoded by the coding sequence TTGTCGAAGTATCAAAGCTTTCAGGAGATCATGAATCATCAACTAATGATCCCAAAGCAACTATTAACAGAATATCGCCGATTAGGATTGGATGAGAAGGAACTCGCTGTACTGCTACAGATTCACCGTTTTTATTTAGATGGGAATCCTTTTCCCACACCAGAAGAACTGGCCGGCTATCTTTCCTTCTCAAGCCAGGACTGTTCAAAAGTCTTGAGAAGTCTTATTCAAAAACAGCTGATAACCATTGAACAGAAGCATAGTGAACAACTAGTTAGAAATGAATCATATTCTCTCGAACCGCTTTGGGAGAAATTATTTGCCCAACACAAGCACTCGTACACTACTGAAGAGGAGCAAGCAGGGAGTTTGTTTTCTTTATTCGAGCAGGAGTTTGGCCGGCCGCTATCCCCATTTGAGATCGAGAATATCAATATATGGCTAGATCAGGAGGAGCAGGAACCTTCCCTTATAAAAGCTGCATTAAGGGAAGCAGTGTTAATGGGTAAGCTCAACTTTAAATATATCGACCGTATTTTACGTGAGTGGAAAAGAAAAGGTATCCAAACAGTGGATCAAGCCCGGCAGCATGGCAAGCAATTTAGACAAGGGCAGGCCAAAAATTCTTCCTCTCAAGCAAAACCAAAACGTGATGTCTCGCTGTATTATAACTGGTTAGAAGAGGACTCATAG
- the recU gene encoding Holliday junction resolvase RecU, which produces MNYPNGRKNGTQKLRSQNKAETTFSNRGMTLEEDIELSNDYYRNANIAIVHKKPTPVQIVNVDYPKRSAAVIKEAYFKQASTTDFNGVYRGRYIDFEAKETKNKTSFPLSNIHQHQIDHMYACQQHGGICFIIVKFAVFDEVYLLPASKLFLFWNDQFKGGRKSIPYDYMKAEAELLPFHYQARIDYATALDKLYF; this is translated from the coding sequence GTGAATTACCCCAATGGGAGGAAAAACGGTACCCAGAAGTTAAGAAGCCAAAATAAGGCAGAAACAACCTTTAGTAATAGAGGAATGACATTAGAAGAAGATATTGAATTATCCAATGACTATTATCGAAATGCCAACATTGCCATTGTTCATAAGAAGCCAACACCTGTCCAAATTGTAAATGTGGACTATCCAAAAAGAAGTGCTGCAGTAATAAAAGAAGCTTATTTTAAACAAGCTTCTACGACAGATTTTAATGGAGTTTATCGAGGGCGTTACATTGATTTTGAAGCGAAGGAAACCAAAAATAAAACTTCCTTCCCTCTCAGTAACATCCATCAGCACCAAATTGATCATATGTATGCTTGTCAACAACATGGTGGGATATGTTTTATTATTGTCAAATTTGCCGTTTTTGATGAAGTATATCTACTACCTGCATCCAAACTTTTTTTGTTTTGGAACGATCAATTTAAAGGCGGGCGCAAATCTATTCCTTATGACTATATGAAAGCTGAAGCTGAACTACTTCCCTTTCATTATCAAGCAAGAATTGATTATGCAACTGCTTTAGATAAGCTCTATTTTTGA
- a CDS encoding cell wall elongation regulator TseB-like domain-containing protein: MKQQSSRFTVPSWLRWVLLIIGIVIIISGSTLTWMYVQIEDKQTEGFTTAKNLAVSETKMTKVTDVLSYNGENPIHIVRGQNANDEELVTFLNLGKKEVLTTIKASSMIPTGDLKAGLQADCSACSFIDVQLAYEENSPAWELTYIDENQRYVLEYVRVTNGDPIQRFAFRQP; encoded by the coding sequence ATGAAACAGCAGTCTTCACGATTTACCGTACCTAGCTGGCTGCGGTGGGTTCTCCTCATCATCGGAATTGTAATTATTATTTCAGGAAGCACCCTGACCTGGATGTATGTGCAAATAGAGGATAAACAGACAGAGGGATTTACAACTGCCAAAAATTTGGCGGTTTCAGAAACGAAAATGACAAAGGTAACAGATGTTTTAAGCTACAATGGTGAAAATCCCATTCATATTGTTCGCGGTCAAAATGCTAATGATGAAGAATTAGTTACCTTTTTAAATCTTGGGAAGAAAGAAGTGCTGACGACGATCAAAGCTAGTTCAATGATTCCTACAGGCGATTTAAAGGCGGGGCTGCAAGCTGACTGTTCAGCCTGTTCATTTATTGATGTACAGCTTGCGTATGAAGAAAATAGTCCAGCATGGGAACTTACCTATATAGATGAAAATCAACGATATGTATTAGAATATGTAAGAGTTACAAATGGCGATCCTATTCAAAGGTTTGCCTTTCGTCAACCATAA
- the asnS gene encoding asparagine--tRNA ligase: MKTTIAEVSKYVGEEVTIGVWLQNKRSSGKIAFLQLRDGTGFMQGIVVKADIGEDKFQQAKALTQETSLYVSGVVVEDTRSSFGYELQVNNFEIIHEAVDYPITPKEHGTEFLMDHRHLWLRSKKQHAVMKIRNEIIRATYEFFNTNGYTKIDSPILTGSSAEGTTELFHTKYFDEEAYLSQSGQLYLEAAAMAFGKVFSFGPTFRAEKSKTRRHLIEFWMIEPEMAFMDHNDSLEVQEQYVTHVVEAVLQNCTLELEALGRDKAVLEKIKAPFPRISYDEAIDLLKEKGFDDIEWGEDFGAPHETAIAESYDKPVFIVNYPAEIKAFYMKPDPERPEVVLCADLIAPEGYGEIIGGSQRIDDLELMQKRYKEHDLTGDAYQWYLQLREYGSVPHSGFGLGLERTVAWISGVEHVRETIPFPRLLNRLYP; the protein is encoded by the coding sequence ATGAAAACAACAATTGCAGAAGTTTCAAAGTATGTAGGAGAAGAAGTTACCATCGGTGTATGGTTGCAAAATAAGCGATCAAGCGGAAAAATAGCTTTTCTCCAGCTTCGTGACGGAACAGGATTTATGCAAGGGATCGTTGTGAAGGCGGATATTGGCGAAGATAAGTTTCAACAGGCAAAAGCACTGACGCAGGAAACATCCCTTTACGTTTCAGGTGTGGTTGTGGAAGACACACGCTCTTCCTTCGGGTACGAGCTGCAAGTGAACAACTTCGAAATTATTCACGAAGCTGTTGATTATCCGATAACACCGAAAGAACACGGAACAGAGTTCTTGATGGATCATCGTCATCTCTGGCTGCGTTCTAAAAAGCAGCATGCAGTTATGAAAATTAGAAATGAAATTATTCGAGCTACGTATGAATTTTTTAATACTAATGGATACACGAAAATTGATTCGCCAATCTTAACAGGATCTTCAGCAGAAGGTACAACCGAATTATTCCATACAAAATATTTTGATGAAGAAGCCTACTTATCCCAGAGTGGACAGCTTTACTTAGAAGCGGCAGCAATGGCTTTTGGTAAAGTATTCAGTTTCGGGCCTACTTTCCGTGCTGAAAAGTCAAAAACCCGTCGTCATCTCATTGAATTCTGGATGATTGAACCTGAAATGGCCTTTATGGATCATAACGACAGCCTTGAAGTTCAAGAGCAGTATGTCACACATGTTGTTGAAGCCGTGCTTCAAAATTGTACACTTGAGCTTGAAGCTCTTGGTCGTGATAAAGCTGTTCTTGAAAAGATAAAAGCCCCTTTCCCGAGAATCAGCTATGATGAGGCGATTGATTTATTGAAGGAAAAAGGTTTTGATGACATTGAGTGGGGAGAAGATTTCGGTGCGCCACATGAAACTGCGATTGCTGAAAGCTACGATAAACCAGTATTCATTGTAAACTATCCTGCTGAAATTAAAGCTTTTTACATGAAGCCGGACCCAGAACGACCTGAAGTGGTTTTATGTGCAGATTTAATCGCCCCAGAAGGCTATGGTGAGATTATTGGCGGTTCACAGCGGATTGACGACCTTGAACTGATGCAAAAACGTTATAAAGAACATGATCTTACAGGGGATGCCTACCAGTGGTACTTGCAGCTTCGTGAATATGGAAGTGTCCCGCATTCAGGTTTCGGTTTAGGACTTGAACGCACAGTAGCCTGGATTTCCGGCGTCGAACACGTTCGTGAAACGATTCCATTTCCACGTTTATTGAATCGTTTATATCCTTAA
- a CDS encoding pyridoxal phosphate-dependent aminotransferase, translating to MELAKRVQTLTPSSTLAITAKAKALKAEGHDVIGLGAGEPDFNTPSYIIEAAMKAMQEGHTKYTPSGGIPDLKDAILSKMNRDQNLTYLPSEVIVTTGAKHALFTLFQVLLNKGDEVIVPAPYWVSYPEQIKLAEGTPVIVKAKEEHQFKMTPEQLEETITEKTKAVIINSPSNPTGMMYSEDELRAIGEVCLKHDILIVSDEIYEKLIYSNDQHVSMAQLSDELYKQTIIINGVSKSHSMTGWRIGYALGRTEIIQAMTNMASHSTSNPTSVAQYAALAAYKGSDEEINEMRKAFHKRLDALHSWLLAIPGVSCEKPMGAFYLFPNVIRTANSCGFKTVDEWVTALLEEEKVALVPGSGFGSPDNVRLSYATSIEQLEEAAKRIQRFVDKHQS from the coding sequence ATGGAATTAGCTAAACGAGTACAAACACTTACACCGTCATCAACATTAGCAATTACGGCTAAAGCTAAAGCTTTAAAAGCAGAAGGGCACGATGTCATCGGTCTTGGAGCTGGTGAGCCTGATTTTAACACACCTTCGTATATTATAGAGGCGGCTATGAAGGCCATGCAGGAAGGACATACGAAATATACACCTTCCGGAGGCATCCCTGATTTAAAAGATGCGATTCTGTCAAAAATGAATAGAGATCAAAATTTGACCTATTTACCTAGCGAGGTTATTGTTACGACTGGGGCAAAGCATGCTTTATTTACGTTATTTCAAGTTTTACTAAACAAAGGGGATGAAGTCATCGTTCCGGCCCCTTATTGGGTCAGTTACCCTGAGCAAATTAAATTGGCTGAAGGTACTCCTGTTATAGTTAAAGCAAAAGAAGAACACCAATTTAAAATGACACCCGAGCAACTCGAGGAGACAATAACAGAGAAGACAAAGGCTGTTATCATAAACTCACCAAGTAATCCTACAGGGATGATGTATTCTGAAGATGAGCTTCGCGCAATTGGTGAAGTTTGCTTAAAGCATGACATTCTTATCGTCTCAGATGAGATATATGAAAAACTGATTTATTCCAATGACCAGCATGTGTCAATGGCTCAGCTGTCTGACGAACTTTATAAACAAACCATCATTATCAATGGTGTTTCTAAGTCCCATTCTATGACAGGCTGGAGAATTGGCTATGCTCTAGGCCGTACAGAGATCATCCAAGCGATGACAAATATGGCTTCACATTCTACATCAAACCCGACTTCAGTAGCTCAATATGCCGCGTTAGCCGCTTATAAGGGGTCAGATGAGGAGATAAATGAAATGCGTAAAGCATTCCACAAAAGGTTAGATGCTCTACATAGCTGGCTGCTTGCGATCCCTGGCGTATCGTGTGAGAAGCCAATGGGGGCTTTTTACCTTTTTCCTAATGTGATTCGTACGGCGAATAGTTGTGGCTTTAAAACAGTAGATGAGTGGGTAACTGCACTCTTAGAAGAAGAGAAGGTTGCTCTCGTGCCGGGGTCTGGTTTTGGTTCACCTGATAATGTAAGACTTTCTTATGCAACATCCATTGAGCAATTAGAAGAAGCGGCGAAGCGTATTCAACGTTTTGTAGATAAACACCAATCATAA
- a CDS encoding penicillin-binding protein 1A: MANESQSRTARRKQMKSGKKGKRKPTFKRIVMILLTIGIVLMIAVGGLFTYYIVTAPDLNEAQLSDPVSSKLYDQNGDFITDLAGEQRRTKISYNDLPPVLIDAVLATEDVRFFEHIGIDFRRIGAAVLANIKQGFGAEGASTITQQVVKRSFLSSDKTLKRKVQEQYLAIKLDQEYSKEKILEMYLNKIYYGEGAYGVAEAAQTYFGKNELSELTLPEAAMLAGLPQRPSGYNPHENPELAQQRMNVVLSLMVQHGKITKEEAEEARDTNVEDLLAEQKEKDSPYKAFVDHVREEVEAKMDGADIYKDGLKIYTTLDPKAQQYVEQMLSEDSPIAWPDEQLQSGVAVTETQTGAIRAIGGGRNYKEGNYNYATDTQRQPGSTLKPITAYGPAIQYNKMSTYHQINDEPIDIDGYSPNNFDDRFRGWVSTRYALSRSLNIPAVKTLNDTGIEKAQEFATGLGIDFKNDQMYLSDAIGGGNALVNPLQLSGAYAAFGNEGVYNEPYTVRKVEVPGEGTIDMKPEPKSAMNSYTAYMITSMLQTVMSEGTGTSANIPGLPEAGKTGTTNREADGTDIVPDSWFSGYTTNYSISIWTGYSKGNQGLSESAQDIPKQLFKSIMGHVSEGKETSDFQKPGSVEQVEVEKGSRPAKLPSPYTPESRIVTELFHVDNTPSQVSQVFQKLDPVQDLSASYDQEAQAINLEWGYDEPEGVSYEVTVAIDGGEARQLTRTKDTTVEITNAQPGSSYEFTVTAVSDNEDAEDSDSSSASVEVPAEESEENPDEENPQENNPEDEQNNENSNNGNQDENNNGNNGNEGSDNTEGGAGDGAGENGDGGAGSNNGDGATPPSEGGGGSGDGGGSGDGSGSGDGGGSGDGGSSGDGGSSGDGGSSGDGGSSGDGSGSGDGSGSGDGGGSDGAEPPNPENEQPDQPQENAA; the protein is encoded by the coding sequence ATGGCCAACGAAAGCCAATCAAGAACAGCTAGACGTAAACAAATGAAATCAGGTAAAAAAGGAAAGCGAAAACCAACTTTCAAACGAATCGTCATGATTCTTTTAACCATTGGTATCGTCCTTATGATCGCAGTCGGTGGTTTATTTACTTACTATATTGTGACCGCCCCAGACTTAAATGAAGCGCAATTATCTGATCCTGTATCATCAAAGCTTTATGATCAAAACGGCGATTTCATAACAGATTTAGCCGGTGAACAAAGACGGACGAAGATTAGTTATAATGACCTCCCTCCCGTACTTATTGATGCGGTATTAGCTACTGAAGATGTTCGTTTTTTTGAGCATATTGGAATTGATTTTAGACGAATTGGTGCAGCAGTTCTTGCTAATATCAAACAAGGTTTTGGTGCCGAAGGAGCAAGTACCATTACCCAACAAGTTGTTAAACGATCCTTTTTATCCAGTGATAAGACATTAAAGCGAAAAGTTCAAGAACAGTATTTAGCTATTAAATTAGATCAAGAATATTCCAAGGAAAAAATCTTAGAAATGTATTTGAATAAAATTTATTATGGTGAAGGAGCATATGGAGTTGCAGAAGCTGCTCAAACCTATTTTGGCAAAAACGAATTAAGTGAACTCACACTTCCAGAAGCAGCCATGCTAGCAGGCTTGCCGCAGCGTCCGTCCGGTTACAATCCCCATGAGAATCCGGAGCTTGCCCAGCAGCGGATGAATGTCGTCCTCAGCTTAATGGTACAGCATGGCAAGATCACTAAAGAAGAGGCTGAGGAAGCTAGAGATACGAATGTTGAAGATTTACTTGCAGAACAAAAAGAGAAAGACTCTCCCTATAAAGCTTTTGTCGACCACGTTCGTGAAGAAGTAGAAGCTAAAATGGACGGAGCCGATATTTATAAGGACGGTTTAAAAATCTACACGACTCTTGACCCTAAAGCACAACAATATGTCGAGCAAATGCTTAGTGAAGACAGCCCGATTGCTTGGCCAGATGAGCAACTTCAATCAGGTGTTGCCGTCACTGAGACCCAAACAGGGGCCATTCGAGCTATCGGAGGCGGACGGAATTATAAAGAAGGCAATTATAACTATGCTACCGATACCCAAAGGCAGCCAGGTTCAACTCTAAAACCGATCACAGCTTATGGTCCAGCTATTCAATACAATAAAATGTCCACCTATCATCAAATTAATGACGAACCAATCGACATAGACGGATATTCGCCAAACAACTTTGATGACAGATTTCGTGGCTGGGTGAGCACGCGTTATGCATTAAGCCGATCCTTAAATATTCCTGCTGTTAAAACGTTGAATGATACAGGGATTGAAAAGGCCCAGGAGTTTGCAACAGGCTTGGGTATTGATTTTAAAAATGACCAGATGTATTTAAGTGATGCCATTGGTGGCGGTAATGCACTTGTCAATCCTCTCCAGCTAAGCGGTGCTTACGCAGCGTTTGGTAATGAAGGAGTCTATAATGAACCGTACACTGTTCGAAAAGTTGAAGTTCCTGGGGAAGGAACCATTGACATGAAGCCAGAACCTAAATCAGCCATGAACAGTTATACGGCTTATATGATTACGTCGATGCTGCAGACTGTCATGTCTGAAGGTACGGGTACATCAGCAAATATTCCTGGTCTTCCAGAAGCCGGTAAGACAGGTACTACAAACCGTGAAGCAGATGGGACTGATATTGTACCCGATTCTTGGTTTAGCGGATACACAACAAACTACTCCATATCAATATGGACTGGGTATTCCAAAGGGAACCAAGGTTTATCAGAATCAGCACAAGATATTCCTAAACAGTTGTTTAAGTCAATCATGGGCCATGTATCAGAAGGCAAAGAAACAAGCGACTTTCAAAAACCCGGCTCTGTGGAACAGGTAGAGGTCGAAAAAGGATCACGCCCAGCTAAATTACCGAGTCCATATACACCGGAAAGCCGAATCGTAACTGAATTGTTCCATGTAGATAATACACCATCCCAAGTGTCTCAAGTATTCCAGAAGCTAGATCCAGTTCAAGATCTATCAGCTTCCTACGATCAAGAGGCGCAAGCCATTAATCTTGAATGGGGATATGACGAACCAGAAGGTGTTTCCTATGAGGTGACCGTCGCTATTGATGGCGGTGAAGCAAGGCAGCTTACAAGAACGAAAGATACAACCGTTGAAATTACTAATGCTCAGCCAGGATCATCCTACGAATTTACAGTAACAGCGGTAAGTGATAATGAGGATGCAGAGGATAGTGATTCTTCATCTGCCAGTGTAGAAGTGCCAGCAGAAGAATCCGAGGAAAATCCTGATGAGGAGAACCCTCAAGAAAACAACCCTGAAGATGAGCAAAATAATGAAAATAGCAACAACGGGAACCAGGATGAAAACAATAATGGGAATAATGGAAATGAAGGCTCCGACAACACTGAAGGAGGAGCCGGTGATGGTGCCGGTGAAAATGGTGACGGCGGAGCAGGTAGTAACAACGGGGACGGTGCTACCCCGCCTTCAGAAGGTGGAGGTGGCTCTGGCGACGGAGGTGGCTCTGGTGACGGAAGCGGCTCTGGTGACGGAGGCGGCTCTGGTGACGGAGGCAGCTCTGGTGACGGAGGCAGCTCTGGTGACGGAGGCAGCTCTGGTGACGGAGGCAGCTCTGGTGACGGAAGTGGCTCTGGTGACGGAAGTGGCTCTGGTGACGGAGGCGGCTCTGATGGTGCCGAGCCACCTAATCCTGAGAATGAACAGCCAGATCAACCACAGGAAAATGCAGCCTAA
- the nth gene encoding endonuclease III, whose translation MLNKKQIRECLDVFEDMFPDAECELTHKNPFELLVAVVLSAQATDALVNKVTPQLFKKYKSPEDYLAVPLEELQHDIKSIGLYRNKAKNIQKLSHTLIDKFNGKVPSTKQELESLAGVGRKTANVVASVAFDEPAIAVDTHVERVSKRLAICRYKDSVLEVEKTLMRQLPKEEWSDTHHRMIFFGRYHCKAQRPNCEECQLLHLCREGQKRMRKKERK comes from the coding sequence ATGCTAAATAAAAAACAAATCAGAGAATGTTTAGACGTATTTGAGGATATGTTTCCTGATGCAGAATGTGAGCTCACTCATAAGAATCCATTTGAACTTCTAGTTGCGGTTGTCCTATCGGCACAAGCTACTGATGCATTAGTAAATAAAGTGACCCCTCAATTATTTAAAAAATATAAGAGCCCGGAAGATTATCTTGCTGTGCCGCTTGAGGAACTACAACATGATATTAAATCGATTGGGTTATATAGAAACAAAGCAAAAAACATCCAAAAGCTCTCCCATACGTTAATTGATAAATTTAATGGGAAAGTTCCTTCAACGAAGCAAGAGCTTGAAAGCTTAGCGGGAGTTGGAAGGAAAACGGCGAATGTCGTGGCCTCCGTGGCCTTTGACGAGCCAGCAATCGCCGTAGACACTCATGTTGAGCGTGTCTCTAAACGATTAGCTATATGTCGCTATAAAGACTCCGTGCTTGAAGTTGAAAAAACGCTGATGCGTCAACTCCCTAAAGAAGAATGGAGTGATACACATCATCGTATGATTTTTTTTGGACGTTATCACTGTAAAGCACAGCGTCCGAACTGCGAGGAATGTCAATTGCTTCATTTGTGCAGAGAAGGGCAGAAGCGGATGAGAAAAAAAGAGAGAAAATAA